From a region of the Narcine bancroftii isolate sNarBan1 chromosome 5, sNarBan1.hap1, whole genome shotgun sequence genome:
- the LOC138765395 gene encoding probable G-protein coupled receptor 139 — protein MEFNSEGLPRTPPPKMIRRQNDLIQCGKVDDTFFVFIFHCGITLFNGFIVWNTLIIYWFWRVWEGGREVNLMAILILWRRNCGLSRCITRYLVGMAMADLMCVAIGVLLEQVNYIYIFAPYLLFTPICTLTLVLRFVAMDCSVWLTVAFTFDRYVAIRGVRLRERYCTERTATVVMVIVTIWGCVRYVPYALVIKPWVVIDHLPWRCVPKAEYSSSTFWRIYTVFISVTTPLVPIGLIVLFNGLTVRHIVAANEIRRILRKNIVKETDPEAGKRRKSMVLLFSLSANFILLWIPYVVFNSKWQTQNYFYTDRYLNNPTYILQQCAYMLQFLSTCTNTCIYTLSQRRFREELKIAVKYLFT, from the exons atggaatttAACAGCGAGGGCTTGCCTCGAACCCCACCcccgaaaatgataagaagacaaaacgacttgatccagtgtggaaaagtagatgacacatttttcgtgtttatttttcattgtgggataacattgtttaatggttttattgtatggaATACGTtgattatttattggttttggagggtgtgggaagggggaagggaag TTAATTTAATGGCGATTTTGATTCTATGGCGGAGGAATTGTGGTTTGTCACGGTGCATCACTCGCTACCTCGTCGGAATGGCGATGGCTGATTTGATGTGTGTGGCCATCGGGGTGTTGCTGGAGCAGGTTAATTACATCTACATTTTTGCTCCGTATTTGCTCTTCACTCCAATCTGCACGCTGACCCTTGTCCTGAGGTTTGTAGCAATGGACTGTTCTGTCTGGTTGACGGTGGCTTTCACGTTCGATCGCTACGTCGCAATTCGTGGTGTGAGGCTGCGGGAACGGTATTGCACCGAGCGAACGGCCACGGTTGTGATGGTAATTGTGACAATATGGGGCTGTGTGAGATACGTTCCCTACGCCCTCGTAATAAAACCTTGGGTCGTCATTGACCACTTGCCGTGGCGCTGCGTTCCCAAAGCTGAATATTCGTCCTCAACCTTCTGGAGAATATACACGGTCTTCATCAGCGTCACCACACCTTTAGTGCCAATCggcctcattgtattgttcaacgGTTTAACCGTCCGTCATATTGTTGCGGCAAATGAAATACGTCGCATTCTCCGGAAAAACATTGTGAAGGAGACGGATCCGGAGGCGGGAAAACGCAGAAAGTCAATGGTTTtgttgttctctctctctgccaattttattttgttgtggATCCCCTATGTCGTATTCAACTCAAAATGGCAAactcaaaattatttttacactGACAGATATCTAAATAACCCGACATATATTCTACAGCAATGTGCATACATGTTGCAATTTCTCAGTACCTGTACCAACACGTGCATCTACACTTTGTCCCAGAGGAGATTCAGGGAGGAACTGAAGATTGCGGTGAAATATCTCTTTACGTGA